The proteins below come from a single Miscanthus floridulus cultivar M001 chromosome 1, ASM1932011v1, whole genome shotgun sequence genomic window:
- the LOC136512143 gene encoding subtilisin-like protease SBT1.7: MRNIGMLRALLLALAAAAAAVAAAEKRKTYIVHMAKSAMPAEYADHAEWYGASLCSVSASASPAMMLYAYDTVLHGFSARLTPQEASDLASADGVLAVNPEARYELHTTRTPEFLGIAGGDAGQGLFPQSGTAADVVVGVLDTGAWPESKSYNDAGLAEVPAWWKGACEAGASGFAACNRKLVGARFFSKGYEAAMGPMDKDRESRSPRDDDGHGTHTSSTAAGAAVPGASLFGFAAGTARGMAPRARVAVYKVCWLGGCFSSDILAGMDAAVADGCGVLSLSLGGGAADYSRDSVAIGAFAATEQNVLVSCSAGNAGPGSSTLSNVAPWITTVGAGTLDRDFPAYVVLGDGKNYTGVSLYSGNKPLPSAPIPILYAANASNSTAGNLCMPGTLTPEKVAGKIVVCDRGVSARVQKGLVVRDAGGAGMVLSNTAANGQELVADAHLLPAAGVGEREGTAIKSYVASDPNPTATIVVAGTQVGVRPSPVVAAFSSRGPNMVTPEILKPDMIAPGVNILAAWTGKAGPTGLEADTRRVGFNIISGTSMSCPHVSGLAALLRSAHPEWSPAAVRSALMTTAYASYSGGPRSSPLLDAATGEAATPFDYGAGHVDPARAVDPGLVYDLGTRDYVDFLCALKYSSTMIAAVARSREYACAENKTYSVGSLNYPSFSVAYSTANGDGGGDSTTVTHRRTLTNVGEAGTYKVSTSLADAKGVAVAVEPTELEFTSAGEKKSYTVRFTSKSQPSGTTGFGRLVWSDGKHSVGSPMAFTWT; encoded by the coding sequence ATGCGTAACATCGGCATGCTGCGGGCGCTGCTCCtggcgctcgccgccgccgccgccgccgtcgccgccgccgagaaGAGGAAGACGTACATCGTCCACATGGCCAAGTCGGCGATGCCGGCCGAGTACGCGGACCACGCCGAGTGGTACGGCGCGTCGCTGTGCTccgtctccgcctccgcctcccccgCCATGATGCTGTACGCGTACGACACCGTCCTGCACGGCTTCTCTGCGCGCCTGACGCCGCAGGAGGCGAGCGACCTGGCGTCCGCGGACGGGGTGCTGGCCGTCAACCCGGAGGCGCGGTACGAGCTGCACACCACGCGGACGCCCGAGTTCCTGGGCATCGCCGGCGGGGACGCCGGACAGGGCCTGTTCCCGCAGTCCGGAACCGCGGCCGACGTCGTCGTCGGGGTGCTCGACACGGGCGCCTGGCCCGAGAGCAAGAGCTACAACGACGCGGGCCTCGCCGAGGTGCCCGCGTGGTGGAAGGGCGCGTGCGAGGCCGGCGCCAGCGGCTTCGCCGCCTGCAATCGCAAGCTCGTGGGCGCCCGGTTCTTCAGCAAGGGCTACGAGGCCGCGATGGGGCCCATGGACAAGGACCGGGAGTCCCGCTCCCCGCGCGACGACGACGGGCACGGCACGCACACCAGCTCCACGGCCGCGGGAGCCGCCGTCCCCGGCGCCAGCCTCTTCGGCTTCGCAGCAGGCACGGCGCGCGGCATGGCGCCCCGCGCGCGCGTCGCGGTGTACAAGGTGTGCTGGCTCGGCGGGTGTTTCAGCTCCGACATCCTCGCGGGCATGGACGCCGCCGTCGCCGACGGGTGCGGCGTGCTCTCGCTCTCGCTGGGGGGAGGCGCCGCCGACTACTCCCGCGACAGCGTCGCCATCGGCGCGTTCGCCGCCACGGAGCAGAACGTCCTCGTCTCCTGCTCGGCGGGCAACGCTGGCCCGGGGAGCTCCACGCTCTCCAACGTGGCGCCGTGGATCACCACCGTCGGCGCCGGCACGCTCGACCGCGACTTCCCGGCGTACGTCGTGCTCGGCGACGGAAAGAACTACACGGGCGTCTCGCTCTACTCCGGGAATAAGCCGCTCCCCAGCGCCCCGATCCCCATCCTGTACGCGGCCAACGCCTCCAACTCCACCGCGGGGAACCTGTGCATGCCCGGGACGCTCACTCCGGAGAAGGTGGCCGGCAAGATCGTCGTGTGCGACCGCGGCGTCAGCGCGCGCGTCCAGAAGGGCCTCGTCGTGCGCGACGCGGGAGGCGCCGGCATGGTGCTCTCCAACACTGCCGCCAACGGCCAGGAGCTCGTCGCCGACGCGCACCTCCTCCCCGCCGCGGGAGTCGGCGAGAGGGAAGGCACGGCGATCAAGTCGTACGTGGCCTCCGACCCGAACCCCACGGCGACGATCGTGGTGGCCGGGACGCAGGTGGGGGTGCGCCCCTCGCCCGTGGTGGCGGCGTTCTCGTCGCGCGGGCCCAACATGGTGACGCCGGAGATCCTGAAGCCGGACATGATCGCGCCCGGGGTGAACATCCTGGCGGCGTGGACGGGCAAGGCCGGTCCGACGGGCCTCGAAGCCGACACCCGCCGCGTGGGCTTCAACATCATCTCCGGCACGTCCATGTCGTGCCCGCACGTGAGCGGGCTGGCGGCGCTGCTCCGGAGCGCGCACCCGGAGTGGAGCCCCGCCGCCGTGCGCTCGGCGCTGATGACCACGGCCTACGCCAGCTACTCCGGCGGCCCCAGGTCATCGCCCCTGCTGGACGCGGCGACGGGCGAGGCGGCCACGCCGTTCGACTACGGCGCCGGGCACGTGGACCCCGCACGGGCGGTGGACCCGGGGCTGGTGTACGACCTGGGCACCCGTGACTACGTGGACTTCCTTTGCGCGCTCAAGTACAGCTCCACCATGATCGCCGCCGTGGCGCGGAGCCGGGAGTACGCGTGCGCGGAGAACAAGACCTACTCCGTGGGCAGCCTCAACTACCCGTCCTTCTCGGTGGCCTACTCGACGGcgaacggcgacggcggcggggacTCGACCACGGTGACGCACAGGCGCACGCTGACCAACGTGGGCGAGGCGGGCACGTACAAGGTGTCGACGTCGCTCGCCGACGCCAAgggcgtggccgtggccgtggagcCGACGGAGCTGGAGTTCACGTCGGCGGGGGAGAAGAAGAGCTACACGGTGAGGTTCACGTCCAAGTCGCAGCCGTCGGGCACCACCGGCTTCGGCCGGCTCGTCTGGTCGGACGGGAAGCACAGCGTGGGCAGCCCGATGGCGTTCACGTGGACCTGA